The following coding sequences lie in one Candidatus Thermokryptus mobilis genomic window:
- a CDS encoding M16 family metallopeptidase has protein sequence MRFKILSFLLFFLVVEVFSQVKPGKINFIEYDLPNGLHVILHEDHSTPIVAVDIWYHVGSKNEDPERTGFAHLFEHMMFQGSANVRKAEHMAYIQKAGGIFNGSTNWDRTNYFQVVPSNQLELVLWLESDRMMSLNVNQENLDNQREVVKEERRWRVDNRPYGTQWEETFKRLFKVHPYRWPVIGYMEHLNAAKLEEVKKFFETYYVPNNAVLVIAGDIDVEKTKNLVQKYFGDIPRGKYEIKRPNVVEPPLTQQVRDTIYDNVRLSAVFIAFRIPKDGERDFYALDLLANVLGSGRSSRLYQKLVYEKRIAQNVNVYAIGMEDAGVFKIDAYCSIGHKPEEVEREIWNEIEKIQKELISERELQKVKNQTEAQTISSYQTVLSKADQLAHYYVIHKNTDEINRELDKILSITREEIRDSAVKYLKPENSVVLYYFPKEQKTSK, from the coding sequence ATGCGTTTTAAAATTTTAAGTTTTTTGCTTTTCTTCCTTGTTGTTGAGGTTTTTTCGCAAGTTAAACCCGGGAAGATTAATTTCATTGAATATGACCTGCCTAATGGTTTGCATGTCATACTACACGAGGACCACTCAACCCCGATAGTTGCTGTTGATATTTGGTATCATGTTGGCTCAAAAAATGAAGACCCGGAAAGGACGGGGTTTGCACATCTTTTTGAGCATATGATGTTTCAGGGCTCTGCAAATGTTAGAAAAGCCGAACATATGGCTTACATTCAGAAAGCGGGTGGTATCTTTAACGGTTCAACCAATTGGGATAGAACAAATTATTTTCAAGTTGTTCCATCAAATCAACTTGAGCTTGTCCTGTGGCTTGAATCCGACAGGATGATGAGCTTAAATGTCAATCAGGAAAATCTTGACAATCAGCGTGAGGTTGTTAAGGAGGAGAGACGATGGAGGGTTGATAATCGTCCCTATGGGACGCAATGGGAGGAGACATTCAAACGGCTTTTTAAGGTACATCCGTATAGGTGGCCCGTCATAGGTTATATGGAACATCTAAACGCTGCGAAACTTGAAGAAGTTAAAAAATTTTTTGAGACCTATTATGTTCCTAACAACGCTGTTTTAGTGATCGCTGGTGATATTGATGTTGAAAAGACAAAAAATCTCGTGCAGAAATACTTCGGTGATATACCGAGGGGAAAGTACGAGATAAAAAGACCTAATGTCGTTGAACCACCTTTAACACAGCAAGTGCGGGATACGATTTATGACAATGTTAGATTGTCCGCTGTTTTCATCGCTTTTAGGATACCTAAAGATGGGGAAAGGGATTTTTATGCGCTTGATCTTCTTGCTAATGTGCTTGGTTCGGGTAGGAGTTCGCGACTTTATCAAAAACTTGTCTATGAGAAGAGAATCGCTCAAAATGTCAATGTCTATGCGATAGGTATGGAAGATGCTGGAGTGTTTAAAATTGATGCTTACTGCTCAATAGGTCACAAGCCAGAGGAAGTTGAAAGGGAGATATGGAATGAGATTGAAAAGATACAAAAAGAACTTATCTCCGAAAGGGAGCTTCAAAAGGTCAAAAATCAAACGGAAGCACAGACAATTTCAAGCTATCAAACTGTTTTATCAAAAGCAGATCAGCTTGCTCATTACTATGTCATCCATAAAAATACCGATGAGATAAACCGCGAACTTGATAAAATTCTTTCCATCACCCGGGAGGAGATTCGTGATTCGGCGGTTAAGTATCTCAAACCTGAAAATTCAGTTGTGCTTTATTATTTCCCAAAGGAGCAAAAAACTTCAAAATAA
- a CDS encoding M16 family metallopeptidase, translating into MKNLKLTLALIMSVIVFKPIEIYPQSEGKVDFVEFTLDNGLHVILHEDHSTPIVAVNICYHVGSKNERENKTGFAHLFEHLMFDGSMNVKRGEFDKYITQAGGYDNAYTTEDKTNYYEVLPSNYLELALWLESDRMLGFSIQEISLKTQREVVKEERRWRYENRPYGSAWIKISEKSYKKHPYRWPVIGYQEHLDNASMDDVREFYETFYVPNNAVLVIAGDIDIERTKELVQRYFGEIKRGPDQIPRPSPFDEPLDGEVREVVEDVNAPLPAVFMSYRIPEEGNPDSYALTLLSNILSVGESSRLYQRLVYKDKIANEVETFADVREHPGLFLIYAISNPGFGSDTLEKVIDEEIEKIKNHGVDEKELEKAKNKIESAFVSARQTVQGKADLLAHYYTFFKDAGLINTEIAKYRKVTVEDIKRVAQKYLTSNNRVILHYLPKTN; encoded by the coding sequence ATGAAAAATTTAAAACTAACATTGGCTTTAATTATGAGCGTAATTGTGTTTAAGCCGATTGAAATTTATCCTCAGAGCGAGGGAAAGGTTGATTTTGTTGAATTCACGCTTGATAATGGACTTCATGTTATACTTCACGAGGATCATTCCACGCCTATAGTTGCTGTGAATATATGTTATCATGTTGGTTCAAAAAACGAGAGGGAAAATAAGACGGGATTTGCCCATTTGTTTGAACATTTGATGTTTGATGGCTCAATGAATGTGAAGAGGGGTGAATTTGATAAGTACATAACGCAGGCAGGAGGTTATGATAATGCTTACACGACGGAGGATAAGACGAATTATTACGAGGTTTTGCCTTCAAACTATCTTGAGCTTGCGCTTTGGCTTGAGTCCGATAGAATGCTTGGCTTTTCAATTCAGGAGATAAGTTTGAAAACCCAGAGGGAAGTTGTTAAGGAGGAAAGGCGTTGGCGTTACGAGAATAGACCCTATGGTTCGGCTTGGATTAAAATTTCGGAGAAAAGCTATAAAAAGCATCCGTATAGATGGCCAGTGATTGGCTATCAAGAACATCTTGATAACGCAAGTATGGATGATGTCAGGGAATTTTATGAGACATTTTATGTCCCAAACAATGCTGTGCTTGTCATAGCGGGAGATATTGATATTGAGAGGACAAAGGAGCTTGTTCAGAGGTATTTTGGTGAAATAAAGAGAGGACCTGATCAAATCCCGCGACCATCTCCCTTTGACGAACCACTTGATGGCGAAGTTAGGGAAGTCGTTGAAGATGTAAATGCACCTCTTCCAGCTGTATTTATGAGTTATAGAATCCCAGAGGAAGGGAATCCCGACTCATATGCTTTGACACTTCTTTCAAATATACTTTCTGTCGGTGAGAGTTCAAGGTTGTATCAACGACTTGTTTACAAGGATAAAATCGCAAATGAGGTTGAGACATTCGCAGATGTCAGGGAACATCCTGGTTTGTTTTTGATTTACGCTATTTCAAATCCCGGGTTTGGTTCTGACACGCTTGAGAAAGTGATTGATGAGGAGATTGAAAAGATAAAAAATCATGGCGTTGATGAAAAGGAACTTGAAAAGGCAAAGAACAAGATTGAGTCGGCGTTTGTCTCAGCAAGGCAAACTGTTCAAGGCAAGGCGGATTTGCTTGCGCATTATTACACATTTTTCAAAGACGCTGGCTTGATAAACACGGAAATAGCCAAATATAGAAAAGTTACGGTTGAAGATATAAAGCGAGTTGCTCAAAAGTATTTAACTTCAAATAACAGGGTGATTTTGCATTATCTACCCAAAACGAATTAA
- a CDS encoding peptidylprolyl isomerase: protein MVRMKILFLLFLSFTSFAQQRTLDRIVAIVGNEIILESDLNYQTYIFAIQNNLNPNDPNLKRYVLEEMINDKIVLTKAIEDTIVVSDDEVLRQIDAQIQMLVRQYGSEQRIEEIYGMPIGRIKRELREDVKKRLMIEKMKQQKFGMMTVSGYEVEEFYKAYKDSLPEVPEMVELYHIMLIPKPTDSVEQSVYKRAVAILDSIRSGGDFAYFARVYSEDRATARDGGDLGWVRRGMFVKEFEEAVFRLQEGQVSDVIRTPFGYHIIQLLERRGEQVHPRHILFKVPLTEESDKVVISKLEEIRYQIITGRAKFEDMAKKFSEDESTKLQGGYLGSVPVNELDPELKDVVQSLSEGEISRPIKMSYGNSYAYHIVLLKRRIPAHRMNLKDDYMRIYQYALIEKQNREYQKWLEQLKKDVYVYIAEDYR, encoded by the coding sequence ATGGTGAGGATGAAAATTTTATTTTTGCTTTTTTTATCTTTTACATCGTTTGCACAACAAAGAACCCTTGACAGGATAGTTGCTATCGTTGGTAACGAAATCATACTTGAATCGGATTTGAATTATCAGACATATATTTTCGCAATTCAAAACAATCTCAATCCGAACGATCCGAATCTGAAAAGGTATGTTTTAGAGGAGATGATAAATGATAAGATTGTTTTGACCAAAGCAATTGAGGATACAATAGTTGTTTCCGATGATGAGGTGTTAAGGCAAATAGACGCTCAAATTCAGATGCTTGTCCGCCAGTATGGTTCTGAGCAAAGGATTGAAGAAATTTACGGGATGCCGATAGGGAGGATAAAGCGTGAGTTAAGGGAAGATGTTAAGAAGAGGTTGATGATAGAGAAGATGAAGCAACAGAAATTTGGCATGATGACCGTTTCTGGTTATGAGGTGGAGGAGTTTTACAAGGCTTATAAGGATAGTTTGCCTGAGGTTCCGGAGATGGTTGAACTTTATCATATCATGTTAATTCCGAAGCCAACGGATTCCGTTGAACAATCGGTTTATAAGAGGGCGGTGGCAATTCTTGACAGTATAAGGTCGGGTGGGGATTTTGCGTATTTTGCCAGGGTATATTCTGAGGACAGGGCAACCGCAAGAGATGGTGGTGATTTAGGCTGGGTTAGGCGTGGAATGTTTGTAAAAGAATTTGAAGAAGCGGTTTTTAGATTGCAAGAAGGTCAGGTTTCGGATGTCATTAGGACGCCTTTCGGCTATCATATAATTCAATTGCTTGAAAGAAGGGGTGAGCAAGTACATCCAAGACATATCCTTTTCAAGGTTCCTTTGACGGAGGAAAGTGATAAAGTTGTGATTTCAAAACTTGAAGAAATAAGATATCAAATTATAACCGGTCGTGCAAAGTTTGAAGATATGGCGAAAAAATTTAGCGAAGATGAATCAACGAAATTACAAGGTGGATATCTTGGCTCTGTTCCGGTTAATGAACTTGACCCTGAACTTAAGGATGTAGTCCAGTCCCTCAGTGAAGGTGAAATTTCAAGACCGATTAAAATGAGTTATGGAAACTCATACGCCTATCATATCGTCCTTCTGAAAAGAAGAATACCAGCTCATAGGATGAACTTAAAAGACGACTACATGCGGATTTATCAGTATGCTTTGATTGAAAAACAAAATAGAGAATACCAAAAGTGGCTTGAACAGTTGAAGAAAGATGTTTATGTTTATATTGCTGAGGATTATCGCTGA
- a CDS encoding M16 family metallopeptidase has translation MLKKIGMFFMVILLSTVSNSQEKIDRTKPPKPGPESKVKFPSYYEKTLPNGLKVIVIENHEQPIVYVSFVVKSGSTYDGELPGLASVTAELLTKGTKTRSATQIAEEIDFVGGSLNATASWDATNVSVLVLKKYLGVGIDILQDVVLNPTFPEEEIERVRTQRLASIKQSKAEAGYLAGVRFSKELFAGHPYANESGGNEESIQKMKRDDLVKFYQTHFIPNNSFIIFAGDITPSEALPLVEKYFGGWKKGKNPHREFQTVKDVNQTRVVIVDKPGAVQSAIRIGHLGIERKNKDYVKVYTLNTLLGGYFNSRINMNLRETHGYTYGASSFFDARLYPGPFIISTDVRNEVTDSSIVEIIKELKRIIEEPVPEDELKMAKDYIVGSFPLQIETPAQVASRVMTIEIYGLPKDFYDRFREEVKKITAKDIQETARRYLRPDKLLIVVSGNSKQIKPVLEKFGPVVVYDADGNKIE, from the coding sequence ATGTTGAAAAAAATAGGGATGTTTTTCATGGTGATACTTTTATCAACGGTTTCAAATTCACAGGAGAAAATTGACAGAACTAAACCACCTAAACCAGGTCCTGAAAGCAAGGTTAAATTTCCGTCATATTACGAGAAAACACTTCCGAATGGTCTTAAAGTCATAGTGATTGAAAATCACGAACAGCCGATCGTTTATGTTAGTTTTGTCGTTAAAAGTGGTTCAACTTATGATGGTGAATTGCCTGGGCTTGCAAGTGTTACCGCTGAGCTTTTGACAAAGGGTACGAAGACAAGAAGCGCAACTCAGATAGCAGAGGAGATTGATTTCGTCGGCGGTTCTTTGAATGCAACAGCTAGCTGGGATGCTACAAATGTCAGCGTCCTTGTTTTGAAGAAATATCTTGGTGTTGGGATTGACATACTTCAAGATGTCGTTTTGAATCCGACATTTCCTGAAGAGGAGATTGAAAGGGTTAGAACACAGCGCCTTGCATCAATAAAACAATCAAAAGCAGAAGCGGGCTATCTTGCTGGTGTAAGGTTTTCAAAAGAATTGTTTGCAGGACATCCATATGCAAATGAAAGTGGTGGGAACGAGGAATCAATCCAAAAGATGAAAAGAGATGATCTTGTTAAGTTTTACCAGACGCATTTCATACCGAATAATTCGTTTATCATTTTTGCTGGGGACATAACCCCTTCTGAAGCATTGCCACTTGTTGAGAAATACTTCGGTGGATGGAAAAAGGGGAAAAATCCACACAGGGAATTCCAAACGGTTAAAGATGTGAATCAAACAAGAGTTGTCATAGTTGACAAGCCAGGTGCAGTTCAGTCAGCGATAAGGATTGGTCATCTTGGGATTGAAAGGAAGAACAAGGACTATGTTAAAGTTTATACGCTTAACACTTTATTAGGGGGATATTTCAATTCAAGGATAAATATGAATTTGAGGGAGACGCACGGATATACATACGGAGCTAGTAGCTTTTTTGATGCGAGGTTGTATCCTGGACCTTTCATAATCTCAACAGATGTGAGAAATGAGGTCACCGATTCATCCATTGTTGAGATAATAAAGGAGTTGAAAAGGATAATTGAAGAGCCGGTTCCGGAGGATGAATTGAAGATGGCGAAGGATTACATCGTCGGTTCGTTTCCATTGCAAATTGAAACCCCGGCACAGGTGGCTTCAAGGGTTATGACGATTGAAATATACGGTTTGCCTAAGGATTTTTATGACAGGTTTAGGGAAGAGGTAAAAAAGATAACTGCAAAGGATATACAGGAGACGGCGAGGAGGTATCTTCGTCCAGATAAACTTTTGATCGTTGTCTCTGGGAATTCAAAACAAATAAAGCCAGTCCTTGAGAAATTCGGTCCAGTTGTTGTTTATGATGCTGATGGGAACAAAATTGAATGA
- a CDS encoding Uma2 family endonuclease, whose translation MSQETVKIEAKRWTYQDYLKLPDEERYEIINGELFMVLAPNLFHQDISRNLEYLMWNYVREKNLGVVYYAPVDVVLSEENVFQPDIVFVSRDNFGILKEKAIFGVPDLVVEIISPSSIYNDMNVKREIYEKFGVKEYWIVDPANKAIQIFTLESGKFKLHFFGYETGKASSKIIQDFEVELEKFSKA comes from the coding sequence ATGAGTCAGGAGACGGTCAAAATAGAGGCAAAGCGTTGGACTTATCAAGATTACCTTAAACTTCCGGATGAGGAAAGGTATGAGATAATTAATGGGGAGCTTTTCATGGTTCTGGCACCGAATTTGTTTCATCAGGATATATCAAGGAATCTTGAATACTTGATGTGGAACTATGTCCGAGAGAAAAACCTCGGTGTTGTTTATTATGCGCCTGTTGATGTCGTGTTAAGTGAGGAAAATGTTTTTCAGCCGGATATCGTTTTTGTTTCAAGGGATAATTTTGGGATTTTGAAGGAGAAGGCGATTTTCGGGGTGCCTGACCTCGTGGTTGAGATAATCTCGCCATCTTCAATTTATAACGATATGAATGTCAAGAGGGAAATTTATGAAAAGTTTGGGGTTAAGGAGTATTGGATTGTTGATCCAGCAAATAAAGCAATTCAAATTTTCACGCTTGAAAGTGGAAAGTTTAAACTTCACTTTTTTGGTTATGAAACGGGGAAAGCCAGCTCAAAAATAATCCAAGATTTTGAAGTTGAACTTGAGAAATTTTCAAAAGCGTAA
- a CDS encoding peptidylprolyl isomerase, with protein sequence MKRLLIVSLLAMVFGCSKKTGNEDYIARVDGEYLLRRDVAGLDSSFVRNYIDKWIINNLIYKEALERGYDKKDEKIERMVNEFRKSLIINKFVQDEIVRKASSLSDDEVREFYQKHKDEFILDRPFVKIGYVKLKSRTDASILRGRITRTRNFKEAISGLISESSVLEIVESRYFDQLSISSSDLWKVAWNLSPGEVSFPVRSGDSYFLIYLYDKIEPGESADFELVADDVKQRAIVEKQNRLLDSLVSNLRKKYNYEVRW encoded by the coding sequence TTGAAAAGGCTTTTAATCGTTAGTTTACTCGCTATGGTTTTCGGATGCTCAAAAAAGACCGGAAACGAAGATTACATTGCAAGGGTTGATGGTGAATATCTTTTAAGGCGGGATGTTGCTGGGCTTGATTCAAGCTTCGTGAGAAATTACATTGACAAGTGGATTATCAACAACTTGATTTATAAGGAGGCGCTTGAAAGAGGTTATGATAAAAAAGACGAAAAGATTGAGCGAATGGTAAATGAGTTTAGGAAATCACTTATTATTAACAAATTCGTGCAGGATGAAATAGTGAGAAAGGCGAGTAGTTTATCAGACGATGAAGTAAGAGAATTTTATCAAAAGCATAAAGACGAATTTATACTTGATAGACCCTTTGTCAAAATTGGCTATGTGAAGTTAAAGTCAAGGACTGATGCCAGTATTTTAAGAGGTAGAATCACAAGAACAAGAAATTTTAAAGAAGCGATTTCTGGTTTAATTTCGGAGTCAAGCGTTCTTGAAATTGTTGAGTCAAGATATTTTGATCAGCTCAGTATATCATCTTCTGATCTTTGGAAGGTTGCCTGGAACCTAAGCCCAGGGGAGGTTTCTTTCCCCGTTAGGTCGGGTGATAGTTATTTTTTGATTTACCTTTATGATAAAATAGAGCCCGGGGAAAGTGCTGATTTTGAACTTGTCGCCGATGATGTCAAACAGAGGGCTATAGTTGAAAAGCAAAACCGTTTGCTTGATAGTTTGGTCTCAAACTTGAGAAAAAAATACAATTATGAGGTGAGATGGTGA